Proteins encoded within one genomic window of Clupea harengus chromosome 10, Ch_v2.0.2, whole genome shotgun sequence:
- the si:zfos-905g2.1 gene encoding uncharacterized protein si:zfos-905g2.1 isoform X2 has protein sequence MKVECENTQDKTNVTCHRGRVGCAENAEGMEPGMSEVIVQLEDEQYLSSPETCSSPETDMFLFAPISDTEESADYDSDSSGVPTGKQHCMLRSNVEDTKTEDNEHSSLPAENALAQKINYVIPKNAVENGVLPRTDRKPRRKKTNSPLPKESSSSSSKDQSKRHGRKKSPLKMQPYKSDKSLQDCRMSGETAGWIPAPYTKTETAISPQTAMEPPGFPSVQAKIEEPFFDKKDNVLLEVLKYCQTLCTAVQRLEQKVDSLQAECSKLYLHVNKENSKEEWHSSTQRLEFELADPNSHAPTLSRRQSDKRHTLPFWDRDQPPWRQGQLNVSARTENNCQCLLPSNEETDTNRLDSSQPDANLEEADKTSMSKIAGRGRGRGGGGGRRGRGQSKGRSQTTNKQKDPHLSKVPPVRANQPKRRAASAVPNDQGPCASKVAKILSKLQERRLAAGGPVDEGCEATTNTSASEKGEQQVMIGSAFRKVCIPYSVYMEAFKLDEPQRAVVPVLHAVFPLSVLTCSAVVGNPQRGIQELNPNKLEAIREWLAEMYPRHELEVKGKAWAECLGILNSITKTLKTDTTPAKKSSPKVP, from the exons ATGAAGGTAGAGTGTGAGAACACACAggacaaaacaaatgtaactTGTCATAGAGGAAGGGTCGGCTGTGCTGAAAATGCAGAGGGAATGGAGCCAGGAATGTCAGAAGTTATTGTTCAGCTTGAAGATGAACAATATCTTTCGAGCCCAGAAACCTGCTCTTCTCCAGAAACCGACATGTTTTTATTCGCTCCTATTTCAGACACTGAAGAAAGCGCTGACTATGATTCGGATTCTTCAGGTGTTCCTACTGGTAAACAACATTGTATGCTTCGAAGTAACGTTGAAG ACACGAAGACCGAAGATAATGAGCATTCATCTCTGCCTGCTGAAAATGCCTTGGCTCAGAAGATCAATTATGTGATTCCTAAGA ATGCTGTGGAAAATGGTGTGCTTCCCAGGACTGATAGAAAACCAAGGCGTAAGAAAACAAATAGTCCATTACCAAAGGAAAGTAGTTCATCATCGTCAAAAGACCAG TCAAAGCGCCATGGGAGGAAGAAGTCACCTCTAAAGATGCAACCATATAAATCAGACAAGTCATTGCAAGACTGCAGAATGTCTGGGGAGACAGCAGGCTGGATACCTGCTCCCTACACTAAGACAGAGACTGCCATCAGCCCACAAACAGCCATGGAGCCTCCTGGCTTCCCCTCTGTACAGGCCAAG ATTGAGGAGCCATTCTTTGACAAGAAAGACAATGTTTTGCTGGAAGTGTTGAAATATTGCCAG ACACTGTGCACAGCTGTACAGAGGCTTGAGCAAAAAGTTGACAGTCTCCAAGCAGAGTGCTCCAAGTTATATCTCCACGTCAACAAGGAAAACTCGAAGGAG GAATGGCACTCATCAACTCAGAGACTAGAGTTTGAGCTTGCTGATCCCAACTCCCATGCTCCCACTCTGAGTCGAAGACAATCAGACAAG CGACACACTTTGCCATTTTGGGACAGAGACCAGCCACCTTGGCGACAGGGACAGCTAAACGTTAGTGCTAGAACCGAAAACAACTGTCAGTGCCTACTTCCAAGCAATGAAGAAACTGATACAAACAGACTTGACTCATCCCAACCTGATGCCAACTTGGAAGAAGCCGACAAAACTAGCATGAGCAAAATTGCAggaagaggtagaggaagaggaggaggaggaggaagaagaggaaggggcCAGAGTAAAGGAAGGAGTCAAACTACCAACAAGCAGAAGGATCCACATCTTAGCAAAGTGCCCCCTGTAAGGGCAAATCAACCCAAACGCAGAGCAGCCTCCGCTGTCCCTAATGACCAGGGGCCATGTGCCAGCAAAGTGGCCAAGATCCTCTCAAAGCTGCAGGAGAGGCGATTGGCAGCAGGGGGCCCAGTGGATGAGGGCTGTGAGGCCACTACAAACACCAGTGCCTCTGAGAAGGGAGAACAACAAG TGATGATTGGCAGTGCCTTCAGGAAGGTGTGTATCCCCTACTCCGTGTACATGGAGGCCTTCAAGCTGGATGAGCCGCAGAGGGCCGTGGTGCCAGTGTTGCATGCAGTCTTTCCACTAAGTGTCCTTACCTGTAGTGCTGTGGTTGGAAACCCTCAAAGGGGCATCCAGGAGCTCAACCCAAACAAACTAGAGGCCATCCGAG AATGGCTGGCGGAGATGTACCCTAGACATGAGCTGGAGGTGAAGGGAAAAGCTTGGGCAGAATGTTTGGGCATCCTGAACAGTATCACCAAAACGTTGAAAACGGATACGACACCAGCCAAGAAATCCTCACCCAAGGTGCCTTGA
- the si:zfos-905g2.1 gene encoding uncharacterized protein si:zfos-905g2.1 isoform X1 → MKVECENTQDKTNVTCHRGRVGCAENAEGMEPGMSEVIVQLEDEQYLSSPETCSSPETDMFLFAPISDTEESADYDSDSSGVPTGKQHCMLRSNVEGNKLKEYTKTEDNEHSSLPAENALAQKINYVIPKNAVENGVLPRTDRKPRRKKTNSPLPKESSSSSSKDQSKRHGRKKSPLKMQPYKSDKSLQDCRMSGETAGWIPAPYTKTETAISPQTAMEPPGFPSVQAKIEEPFFDKKDNVLLEVLKYCQTLCTAVQRLEQKVDSLQAECSKLYLHVNKENSKEEWHSSTQRLEFELADPNSHAPTLSRRQSDKRHTLPFWDRDQPPWRQGQLNVSARTENNCQCLLPSNEETDTNRLDSSQPDANLEEADKTSMSKIAGRGRGRGGGGGRRGRGQSKGRSQTTNKQKDPHLSKVPPVRANQPKRRAASAVPNDQGPCASKVAKILSKLQERRLAAGGPVDEGCEATTNTSASEKGEQQVMIGSAFRKVCIPYSVYMEAFKLDEPQRAVVPVLHAVFPLSVLTCSAVVGNPQRGIQELNPNKLEAIREWLAEMYPRHELEVKGKAWAECLGILNSITKTLKTDTTPAKKSSPKVP, encoded by the exons ATGAAGGTAGAGTGTGAGAACACACAggacaaaacaaatgtaactTGTCATAGAGGAAGGGTCGGCTGTGCTGAAAATGCAGAGGGAATGGAGCCAGGAATGTCAGAAGTTATTGTTCAGCTTGAAGATGAACAATATCTTTCGAGCCCAGAAACCTGCTCTTCTCCAGAAACCGACATGTTTTTATTCGCTCCTATTTCAGACACTGAAGAAAGCGCTGACTATGATTCGGATTCTTCAGGTGTTCCTACTGGTAAACAACATTGTATGCTTCGAAGTAACGTTGAAGGTAACAAGTTAAAAGAAT ACACGAAGACCGAAGATAATGAGCATTCATCTCTGCCTGCTGAAAATGCCTTGGCTCAGAAGATCAATTATGTGATTCCTAAGA ATGCTGTGGAAAATGGTGTGCTTCCCAGGACTGATAGAAAACCAAGGCGTAAGAAAACAAATAGTCCATTACCAAAGGAAAGTAGTTCATCATCGTCAAAAGACCAG TCAAAGCGCCATGGGAGGAAGAAGTCACCTCTAAAGATGCAACCATATAAATCAGACAAGTCATTGCAAGACTGCAGAATGTCTGGGGAGACAGCAGGCTGGATACCTGCTCCCTACACTAAGACAGAGACTGCCATCAGCCCACAAACAGCCATGGAGCCTCCTGGCTTCCCCTCTGTACAGGCCAAG ATTGAGGAGCCATTCTTTGACAAGAAAGACAATGTTTTGCTGGAAGTGTTGAAATATTGCCAG ACACTGTGCACAGCTGTACAGAGGCTTGAGCAAAAAGTTGACAGTCTCCAAGCAGAGTGCTCCAAGTTATATCTCCACGTCAACAAGGAAAACTCGAAGGAG GAATGGCACTCATCAACTCAGAGACTAGAGTTTGAGCTTGCTGATCCCAACTCCCATGCTCCCACTCTGAGTCGAAGACAATCAGACAAG CGACACACTTTGCCATTTTGGGACAGAGACCAGCCACCTTGGCGACAGGGACAGCTAAACGTTAGTGCTAGAACCGAAAACAACTGTCAGTGCCTACTTCCAAGCAATGAAGAAACTGATACAAACAGACTTGACTCATCCCAACCTGATGCCAACTTGGAAGAAGCCGACAAAACTAGCATGAGCAAAATTGCAggaagaggtagaggaagaggaggaggaggaggaagaagaggaaggggcCAGAGTAAAGGAAGGAGTCAAACTACCAACAAGCAGAAGGATCCACATCTTAGCAAAGTGCCCCCTGTAAGGGCAAATCAACCCAAACGCAGAGCAGCCTCCGCTGTCCCTAATGACCAGGGGCCATGTGCCAGCAAAGTGGCCAAGATCCTCTCAAAGCTGCAGGAGAGGCGATTGGCAGCAGGGGGCCCAGTGGATGAGGGCTGTGAGGCCACTACAAACACCAGTGCCTCTGAGAAGGGAGAACAACAAG TGATGATTGGCAGTGCCTTCAGGAAGGTGTGTATCCCCTACTCCGTGTACATGGAGGCCTTCAAGCTGGATGAGCCGCAGAGGGCCGTGGTGCCAGTGTTGCATGCAGTCTTTCCACTAAGTGTCCTTACCTGTAGTGCTGTGGTTGGAAACCCTCAAAGGGGCATCCAGGAGCTCAACCCAAACAAACTAGAGGCCATCCGAG AATGGCTGGCGGAGATGTACCCTAGACATGAGCTGGAGGTGAAGGGAAAAGCTTGGGCAGAATGTTTGGGCATCCTGAACAGTATCACCAAAACGTTGAAAACGGATACGACACCAGCCAAGAAATCCTCACCCAAGGTGCCTTGA